The nucleotide window ACGACCGGTGTGTGATTTTCGTTCAGGAGTGAGATGGTGATATTACGTCTTTCGACAGTATTCATTGCCACGGTATTGTACCATTGGTAAAATTCATTGTCTCCAGCAAAAACTCCTCTTTTGAGTGAAATGTTGCTTAATTTTTGCAGGCCGGGCATTTTTTTCTTGAAAAATTCCGGACTGGATCCTACACGGTGCTCTATGACATCCATTTCTTTGTTAAGACCTGAAACTTCGGTGAAGGCTATTTTTGTACCGCCCCATTCAACGCTGAAATGGAACTTTGGGATAGGAAAATCTGTATTAGGCATAACTTTAGGTTTTAAATGTTAACTACTAAATTTTTTTTTAGAATGATACTCTTTATGTAACTTATGATTTTTGCTGCATTTGTTTGAATTCAAGTATAATAAACTCAGCAGGTCTGGATGGTGCATATCCTATTTTTACAATCATTCTTCCTTCCAGAATATCCTGGGCAGTCATTGTTTGATTGATTCCCACAGAAACAAAAAAGGCATGTTCCGGTTTGGCTCCAGCCAATGCTCCGTCATTCCAAATCAAGGTCAGATAATTTTCAATCATTCCTTTTACATTTACCCAGGTTTGGGAAACATTAGGTTCAAATACATAGCGCATACAGGCTTTTTTTACAGACTCCTCGATCATATTGGCAAGCCGTCTTACGTTGATATAGCGCCAGTCATTGCTGTTGCCATCGAGTGTACGTGCTCCCCAAACCAAGAATCCTTTACCTGTGAACTTACGGATGGCGTTGATGGATTTCCCCGTTTCGTGTATGTTCATTGGTTCCTGGTCAAAGTCGTTGATGTCTCTGGTCAGTCCAATCACGCCGTTAAGGCTTACATTGGCTGGTGCTTTCCAGACACCTCTGGTCGCGTCAGTTTGGGCATAAATACCTGCTATGGCGCCGCTTGGAGGAATCGTATTCATGCTTTTGGATAATTTGGCAACAATGCTTCCATAAATTGGCATTTGCGCGATAAGATTATTTTCCTGTACCAATTCGTATTTGTAAACAGCATTTACGGCAGTGTCTATTGCGTTTACAACTAGTGTGTGCAATTTGTTAAGTTCGGCTTGAATTTTCACAAAATCTGGTTCACTATGAGGAGAAGGAGTTGCAATCAAATTGCTCAATTTGCCATCATATTCGTTTACAGAGGATTCAGTAATTGCCGATATTAGCCCCCAATTACCATTAAAGTCCCCATCGTTTATAGTTAATGACAAAGCATCAACAGTAGTAACACCGTCTGGTTTTTTAAGTTTTTCGTATGCTTTTCTAAAATCAATTAATTTTTGAACCACAGGTTTCAAAGAAATGGACACCAAATCGGCATTGACATAGATAACTAGGTTGGGATTCGTAAAGTCATTTGGTTTAGCAAATACTTTGATGAGGTTCCAGCTCTTTGTTAAATTGGCATTCAGCTTTGTTGCGTTTAGCGCAGACCAATCCAGTAATTTATTGGCTGCGATAGTTGCTGTGCTTGTTGTCTTTAACC belongs to Flavobacterium aquiphilum and includes:
- a CDS encoding phage tail protein → MPNTDFPIPKFHFSVEWGGTKIAFTEVSGLNKEMDVIEHRVGSSPEFFKKKMPGLQKLSNISLKRGVFAGDNEFYQWYNTVAMNTVERRNITISLLNENHTPVVVWKVKDCFIVSLKCSDMKADANEAAIDTVEIANHGFTMEHVA
- a CDS encoding phage tail sheath C-terminal domain-containing protein; the encoded protein is MNISSIKTPGVYINEIDAFPPSVAQVATAVPAFVGFTENAPTPNITTRVSSFLEFQQLFGGAPQPTGITVDLDSNSQPTDNCTVSESKFKLYNSLQLFYANGGGECYIQSIGLYKENPAFDASTKAKFITGIVDLEKYDEPTLLLFPDAVNLSVTDLGQVQKEALTQCKKLMDRFVIMDVKYDNANTPIKDNGDFRDGIGTENLKYGAAYYPYLTSSFPQTFRLSDINASLASSGGFKQFYPNDNDLKTNISSFESLHTDVSGLKTTSTATIAANKLLDWSALNATKLNANLTKSWNLIKVFAKPNDFTNPNLVIYVNADLVSISLKPVVQKLIDFRKAYEKLKKPDGVTTVDALSLTINDGDFNGNWGLISAITESSVNEYDGKLSNLIATPSPHSEPDFVKIQAELNKLHTLVVNAIDTAVNAVYKYELVQENNLIAQMPIYGSIVAKLSKSMNTIPPSGAIAGIYAQTDATRGVWKAPANVSLNGVIGLTRDINDFDQEPMNIHETGKSINAIRKFTGKGFLVWGARTLDGNSNDWRYINVRRLANMIEESVKKACMRYVFEPNVSQTWVNVKGMIENYLTLIWNDGALAGAKPEHAFFVSVGINQTMTAQDILEGRMIVKIGYAPSRPAEFIILEFKQMQQKS